The following coding sequences lie in one Candidatus Poribacteria bacterium genomic window:
- a CDS encoding SDR family oxidoreductase, with protein MDLGLRGKRAIVTGGSRGIGKQCALALALEGVHVCIAARTEDILNQTLVELEQTGGKGHTVAVDLTTQASCEKVVQETIDRFGGVDILVNNVGAARNADILGLSPKMIDEALSLKTYSYLRMSQLVIPYMRENQWGRIVNIAGAAGTSPTRGNIPTGAANITILNITRALSDAVAGDGILVNTVCPGLTNTGRARTQQSARAKREGRDVEELLQELGQELPAGRIAEPEEVANVVTFLASEACSYMFGSTLYMDGGKRRATP; from the coding sequence ATGGATTTAGGACTCCGCGGAAAACGTGCAATTGTTACCGGCGGTAGTCGCGGCATTGGTAAACAGTGCGCGCTTGCACTCGCACTTGAAGGTGTTCACGTTTGCATTGCTGCCCGGACTGAAGACATACTCAATCAAACCCTTGTGGAACTTGAGCAGACCGGCGGAAAAGGACATACCGTTGCGGTGGATCTAACTACACAAGCGAGTTGTGAAAAAGTGGTGCAGGAGACGATAGACCGTTTTGGCGGTGTTGACATCCTCGTCAATAATGTCGGTGCTGCGCGGAACGCTGATATTTTAGGGCTGTCGCCGAAAATGATTGATGAAGCACTTTCATTGAAAACCTACAGTTATCTACGAATGTCACAACTGGTTATTCCGTATATGAGGGAGAATCAGTGGGGACGAATTGTCAATATAGCAGGTGCCGCTGGCACGAGTCCCACCCGTGGTAACATACCGACAGGAGCTGCGAATATCACTATTCTGAACATCACACGGGCACTCTCTGATGCTGTCGCAGGTGACGGAATCTTGGTCAATACTGTTTGCCCGGGGTTGACCAATACTGGTCGAGCACGCACGCAGCAAAGTGCAAGAGCCAAGCGTGAAGGACGCGATGTTGAGGAATTATTGCAGGAACTTGGACAAGAACTGCCTGCAGGACGTATCGCAGAGCCGGAGGAGGTGGCGAATGTCGTGACATTCTTAGCCTCTGAGGCTTGCTCCTATATGTTTGGGAGTACGCTTTATATGGACGGTGGCAAACGCCGCGCAACCCCGTGA
- a CDS encoding LamG domain-containing protein produces the protein MFLAKRYLNYILTAVAIIALGFAVMATSHAAFDEDDIAGMWTFEEGKGKEVKDLSGNGTDGEFVGDLKWAKGKFGGGLEFNGADTWVKLGTKGEDKTLAALDFKDSKGFSVHSWVYAAEDPNGKCVIWKGLGCSTWSQFLLGTGAHENGQNSTQAAFHIRVANGGAKLEVLGDELPAKEWIHLVGTWDGSRLHVYVNGKLQNSEDAKGPPWASPEEVYIGADPGCGKRCQWNGIIDEVVVFDTVLSDDDVAKLGEGIEGALAVEAAGKIATTWGSLKSSQ, from the coding sequence ATGTTTTTGGCAAAACGCTATCTGAATTACATACTGACTGCAGTTGCTATCATTGCTCTCGGTTTCGCTGTGATGGCTACAAGCCACGCCGCGTTTGATGAAGACGACATTGCAGGGATGTGGACCTTTGAAGAAGGTAAAGGTAAAGAGGTAAAGGATCTTTCCGGTAACGGAACCGACGGTGAATTTGTCGGCGACCTGAAATGGGCGAAAGGCAAATTCGGCGGTGGGTTGGAATTTAACGGTGCAGACACTTGGGTCAAACTCGGTACCAAGGGTGAAGACAAAACGTTAGCCGCCTTGGATTTCAAAGATTCCAAAGGGTTCTCAGTCCATTCTTGGGTCTATGCAGCGGAAGACCCGAATGGGAAATGTGTGATATGGAAAGGGCTTGGATGTTCGACGTGGTCGCAGTTCTTACTCGGAACCGGAGCACATGAAAACGGGCAAAATAGCACGCAGGCTGCCTTTCACATCCGTGTTGCCAACGGGGGCGCGAAACTTGAGGTCCTCGGTGATGAACTTCCTGCTAAAGAGTGGATTCATCTCGTTGGCACATGGGATGGATCACGACTCCATGTCTATGTTAACGGCAAACTGCAAAACTCCGAGGATGCAAAAGGACCACCGTGGGCATCTCCCGAAGAGGTCTATATCGGTGCTGACCCAGGCTGTGGCAAACGCTGTCAGTGGAACGGTATCATTGATGAAGTCGTTGTCTTTGACACAGTACTCTCTGATGATGACGTAGCAAAACTCGGTGAGGGTATTGAAGGCGCATTAGCCGTTGAAGCCGCTGGGAAAATAGCAACAACTTGGGGTTCACTTAAGTCCTCCCAATAA
- a CDS encoding LamG domain-containing protein, whose product MLNARGITIILSLMLMLSVSLTGSAEINEDMIAAAWLFEGDAEDVSGNGFDGEVKGGKFVTGKIGDALELNGSDEWVEIPKRIGEFEEITFTHWVKSTGREAAWRVFFNVNGWKAGDIHYQMHPNNKVEFSIHSNPGGNDTFANYMLAGDQMDKWVHIATAYSATEKKIRFYVNGELDIENDWGGNPGVLDPARIGDWGQSRQWEGLIDEFIIFNTVLDEDDIQAVMNDGLETTLAVDAKEKLAVTWGSLKK is encoded by the coding sequence TTGTTAAACGCAAGAGGTATAACAATTATTCTCAGCCTGATGCTCATGTTGAGTGTGAGTCTAACTGGTTCTGCTGAGATCAACGAAGATATGATTGCAGCGGCATGGTTGTTTGAAGGCGATGCCGAGGACGTGTCTGGAAACGGATTTGATGGCGAAGTAAAAGGTGGCAAATTTGTTACAGGCAAAATCGGGGACGCGCTCGAACTCAACGGCTCAGACGAATGGGTCGAAATTCCGAAACGGATCGGCGAATTTGAAGAAATTACCTTCACGCATTGGGTCAAATCCACTGGACGCGAGGCAGCATGGCGTGTTTTCTTCAACGTCAACGGTTGGAAAGCCGGGGACATCCATTACCAGATGCACCCGAATAATAAGGTTGAGTTCTCCATTCACAGTAATCCAGGTGGGAATGATACCTTTGCGAACTATATGTTAGCAGGGGATCAGATGGACAAATGGGTCCACATCGCCACCGCCTACAGCGCGACGGAAAAGAAAATTCGTTTTTACGTTAACGGCGAACTCGATATCGAAAACGATTGGGGTGGAAACCCCGGGGTCCTCGACCCAGCTCGGATTGGTGACTGGGGTCAATCAAGACAGTGGGAAGGGTTGATAGACGAGTTCATTATTTTCAACACCGTTCTCGACGAAGACGATATCCAAGCGGTTATGAATGACGGTTTGGAAACAACGCTCGCTGTGGACGCAAAAGAGAAATTGGCTGTCACATGGGGCAGTCTCAAGAAATAA
- a CDS encoding phytanoyl-CoA dioxygenase family protein: protein MGTNSEKFTEQGYLVVQSALAESDLAPLIAVISEVVDARATELYNEGVISDTYKEMSFEHRWHAVLKACGRENEVFGWHTLVFSEALFDLITHPKVLDVLESLIGSDIQFNGDFWVRPKLPNEKLTTLPWHQDSAYMPNTETDTHLTVWLPLVDVKTENGALQFLPGSHKSGLQTYHRVPGEAFAVPELSPTSSDTDIHTLEMKKGDLLVFNNLVFHRSLFNRSDIIRWSVDFRFSPTATSLDGLWHEAIACPARESTARQCPTPWQTWRAQWEASPHKDRFV from the coding sequence ATGGGAACGAATTCTGAAAAATTTACGGAACAGGGGTACCTTGTCGTCCAATCGGCACTGGCTGAGTCTGATCTTGCTCCGTTAATTGCTGTTATCTCTGAAGTCGTTGATGCACGCGCTACTGAACTCTATAACGAAGGTGTCATCTCGGATACATACAAAGAGATGTCTTTTGAACACCGTTGGCATGCTGTCCTAAAAGCCTGTGGCAGAGAGAACGAGGTCTTTGGCTGGCATACGCTTGTCTTCAGCGAAGCACTCTTTGATCTGATAACCCATCCAAAGGTGCTAGATGTCTTAGAATCCCTTATCGGAAGTGATATTCAGTTCAACGGCGACTTTTGGGTACGTCCAAAACTTCCAAACGAAAAGTTGACGACACTCCCATGGCACCAAGACAGCGCATATATGCCGAACACCGAAACAGATACGCATCTCACCGTTTGGCTTCCACTCGTCGATGTCAAAACGGAAAACGGTGCTTTGCAATTCCTGCCCGGAAGCCATAAGTCGGGTCTTCAAACCTATCACCGTGTTCCCGGTGAGGCATTCGCTGTGCCGGAGCTCTCTCCCACATCATCTGACACCGACATTCACACCTTAGAGATGAAGAAGGGTGACCTGCTTGTTTTCAACAATCTGGTCTTCCATCGGTCGCTATTCAACCGCAGCGACATCATCCGATGGTCGGTGGATTTTCGGTTCAGCCCGACTGCCACTTCACTTGATGGGCTTTGGCACGAAGCGATCGCATGCCCTGCGCGTGAAAGCACAGCTCGGCAATGTCCAACGCCGTGGCAGACGTGGCGTGCCCAATGGGAAGCCAGTCCACATAAGGATAGATTTGTTTAA
- a CDS encoding LamG domain-containing protein → MSLSKIVCLIFFLSGIVSLTANAGLVGYWSFDEADEANDLSGNGHDGVIRGNPKVIAGKFGEALEFNGSTDYVEIPDAPAISELKALSMSAWINPTKLGSWVAVAEKGIHLNWSYGFFIEPDGTLSFYVSTGPGNNLVCCVGNFALEIGKWYHIFGSYDGKSVKAYVDGKLEGEMPSNDAVHITEGLPFTIGSRNGQNHYGGAVDEVAFWDEAIAVEDAMDPLLVKPGRKLTTTWGAIKTLR, encoded by the coding sequence GTGTCCCTTTCAAAAATTGTGTGTCTGATCTTCTTCCTATCTGGCATTGTCAGTCTCACAGCAAATGCAGGATTGGTGGGGTATTGGTCTTTTGACGAGGCAGACGAGGCGAACGATCTGAGTGGGAACGGTCACGATGGCGTTATCCGTGGAAATCCGAAGGTGATAGCCGGAAAATTCGGTGAGGCATTAGAATTCAACGGCAGCACGGACTATGTTGAAATACCGGACGCACCGGCAATTTCTGAATTAAAAGCACTATCTATGTCGGCATGGATTAATCCAACGAAACTTGGTTCGTGGGTAGCGGTTGCTGAAAAGGGTATCCATCTCAACTGGAGTTACGGTTTTTTCATTGAACCTGACGGGACACTCTCCTTTTACGTCTCCACTGGTCCTGGCAACAATCTCGTCTGTTGTGTTGGCAATTTTGCGCTTGAGATTGGAAAGTGGTATCACATTTTCGGTTCCTATGACGGTAAGTCCGTGAAGGCTTACGTTGATGGAAAGCTGGAAGGCGAGATGCCCAGTAATGATGCCGTTCATATCACTGAGGGCTTACCCTTTACGATCGGCAGTCGCAATGGTCAGAACCATTATGGTGGTGCTGTTGACGAGGTCGCATTCTGGGACGAAGCCATCGCTGTTGAGGACGCTATGGACCCACTTCTTGTGAAACCGGGACGAAAACTAACGACTACTTGGGGGGCAATCAAAACGCTACGTTAA
- a CDS encoding Gfo/Idh/MocA family oxidoreductase: protein MYKTAMLGCGGRARAHADAYRFVKGGKLAAICDMNEELLNKFGDDFDISSRYTDLDEMLEKEKPDVLHIVTAPVLRGSNERIRYPLMKQASDAGVPAAIVEKPIAVESEDWKQISELSKETKTKFVVNTQLNFHPQNLELKADVAAGRIGEIKFIDASARSTPVDQGPHVLQLVSSYIDNSRPVRVLGQISGAEHLDSAQPSPQYASARVQYENGLHVSVAFGTAIAPTASDDPVVFFHKRVFVVGTTGFVHWRFSSWERSTHEGGYEGGPLSYGEQDVIAQGNLTEAVFDWLDDESKVHPTHLEQSLAEFNLLLGIYYSGITNEVIDLPFDPPDGLMDKLREKL from the coding sequence GTGTATAAAACCGCAATGTTAGGGTGTGGTGGCCGCGCCCGTGCGCACGCCGATGCTTACCGTTTCGTCAAAGGCGGTAAACTCGCCGCAATCTGCGACATGAACGAAGAATTACTCAACAAATTCGGAGACGATTTCGACATCTCATCACGCTACACTGACTTGGACGAAATGCTTGAAAAAGAGAAACCCGATGTCCTCCATATCGTCACAGCACCGGTGCTGCGGGGTAGCAACGAGCGCATTCGTTACCCGCTGATGAAACAAGCATCCGATGCGGGTGTTCCAGCAGCGATCGTCGAGAAACCGATCGCCGTTGAAAGCGAGGATTGGAAACAAATTTCCGAACTTTCCAAAGAGACGAAAACGAAGTTCGTCGTCAACACACAACTCAACTTCCACCCACAAAACCTTGAATTAAAAGCAGATGTGGCAGCGGGACGTATCGGGGAGATTAAGTTCATTGATGCGAGCGCACGGAGCACACCCGTTGACCAAGGTCCGCACGTGTTGCAATTGGTGTCTTCCTATATTGACAACTCCCGTCCGGTACGAGTGCTCGGTCAGATATCTGGTGCCGAACACTTAGATTCAGCCCAACCCTCACCGCAATATGCGAGCGCGCGCGTCCAGTACGAGAACGGACTTCATGTTTCTGTTGCGTTCGGGACAGCCATCGCACCGACCGCGTCCGACGATCCGGTTGTCTTCTTCCACAAACGCGTTTTTGTCGTGGGGACGACAGGGTTCGTGCATTGGCGATTCAGCAGTTGGGAACGCTCAACCCATGAGGGCGGTTATGAAGGCGGTCCACTCAGTTATGGAGAACAGGATGTCATCGCGCAAGGCAACCTCACCGAGGCGGTCTTCGATTGGTTGGACGACGAAAGCAAGGTACATCCCACGCATCTTGAACAGTCGCTTGCAGAGTTCAATCTGCTTTTGGGAATTTACTATAGCGGTATCACTAACGAAGTGATTGATCTCCCGTTTGACCCACCGGATGGACTGATGGATAAACTGAGAGAAAAACTATAG
- a CDS encoding Gfo/Idh/MocA family oxidoreductase, with protein MYKTAFLGCGGRARAHASAYRFVKRGKIAAICDMNEELLNSFGDDFDVSSRYTDLDEMLEKEKPDVLHIVTAPVLRGTSERIRYPLMKQASDHGVPAAIVEKPIAVESEDWKQIAELAEETKTKFVVNTQLNFHPQNLELKRDVAEGRIGEIKFIDASARSTPVDQAPHVLQLVSSYIDNSRPVRVLGQIAGREQLDSAQPSPMHAAGQAIYENGLHVSLAFGTGMGTLASDSESTVAHKRVFVVGTKGFVHWRFSSWERATPEGGYEGGPLNYGEQDIAAQGNLTEAVFDWLDDENNVHPTHLKQSLAEFNLLLGIYYSGITNEIIDLPFEPPDGLMDSLREKL; from the coding sequence ATGTATAAAACAGCGTTCTTAGGGTGTGGGGGTCGTGCCCGTGCCCATGCAAGTGCCTACCGCTTCGTCAAACGCGGCAAAATCGCCGCAATCTGCGATATGAATGAAGAACTCCTCAACAGTTTTGGGGACGACTTCGACGTTTCCTCACGCTACACTGACCTTGATGAGATGCTTGAGAAAGAGAAGCCGGATGTCCTCCACATCGTCACCGCACCAGTGCTGCGTGGGACGAGTGAGCGTATCCGATATCCGTTGATGAAGCAAGCATCCGACCACGGTGTTCCTGCGGCGATTGTAGAGAAACCGATCGCTGTCGAGAGCGAAGATTGGAAACAGATTGCTGAGTTAGCGGAAGAGACGAAAACGAAGTTTGTCGTCAATACACAACTTAACTTCCATCCACAAAACCTTGAATTGAAGCGGGATGTCGCCGAAGGACGTATCGGCGAGATTAAGTTCATTGATGCGAGTGCGCGCAGTACGCCCGTTGATCAAGCACCGCATGTGCTGCAGTTGGTGTCTTCCTATATTGATAACTCGCGTCCAGTACGGGTGCTGGGTCAAATCGCGGGGAGAGAGCAGTTAGACTCGGCGCAGCCGTCTCCCATGCATGCCGCTGGACAAGCCATATATGAGAACGGCCTCCACGTCTCTCTTGCGTTTGGCACTGGCATGGGAACGTTGGCATCGGACAGTGAGAGCACTGTTGCGCATAAACGTGTTTTTGTCGTCGGGACGAAAGGTTTTGTGCATTGGCGTTTCAGCAGTTGGGAACGTGCAACCCCAGAGGGTGGCTACGAAGGTGGACCACTCAACTATGGCGAACAGGACATCGCTGCACAAGGCAATCTCACGGAGGCGGTCTTTGATTGGCTCGACGATGAGAACAACGTACACCCAACGCATCTCAAGCAATCACTCGCAGAGTTCAATTTACTCTTAGGGATTTACTATAGTGGGATAACAAACGAGATTATTGATCTACCGTTTGAACCACCTGATGGCTTGATGGACTCGCTTCGAGAAAAGTTGTAA